A stretch of Mucilaginibacter terrae DNA encodes these proteins:
- the map gene encoding type I methionyl aminopeptidase, with protein sequence MSKIIFKTAEEIELIRHSAQLVAKTLGEIAKIIKPGVKTIELDKLAEAYIRDNGGVPAFLNFHGFPNSLCISPNDQVVHGFPGQQELKVGDIISVDCGVILNGFYGDSAYTFAIGEISDEAKTLLRVTQECLSKGIEKAVVGMRTGDIGYAVQEHAEKHGFGVVKELVGHGVGVKLHEKPEVPNYGKRGSGAKLEEGMVIAIEPMINAGKAGVKFWKDGWTVSTVDGKPSAHFEHTVAVRKGKAEILSSFEYIEEVLAKNN encoded by the coding sequence ATGTCGAAGATTATATTTAAGACTGCTGAAGAAATAGAGCTCATACGGCATAGCGCCCAGCTGGTTGCAAAAACCCTGGGCGAAATTGCCAAAATCATAAAACCCGGTGTTAAAACCATCGAATTAGATAAGCTGGCCGAAGCCTACATCCGTGACAACGGAGGCGTGCCAGCTTTTCTTAATTTCCACGGTTTCCCCAATTCACTTTGTATTTCGCCCAATGATCAGGTTGTTCACGGTTTTCCGGGTCAGCAGGAGTTAAAAGTAGGCGACATTATTTCGGTTGATTGCGGTGTTATCCTCAACGGCTTTTACGGCGATTCGGCTTATACCTTTGCCATTGGCGAGATAAGTGATGAAGCTAAAACTTTGCTTCGAGTTACGCAAGAGTGCCTGAGCAAGGGTATTGAAAAAGCGGTAGTGGGTATGCGCACCGGCGATATTGGTTACGCTGTACAGGAGCACGCCGAGAAACATGGTTTTGGTGTGGTAAAAGAGCTCGTTGGCCATGGTGTGGGCGTTAAGCTTCACGAAAAGCCTGAGGTTCCTAACTATGGCAAACGTGGGTCTGGTGCTAAACTGGAAGAAGGAATGGTAATAGCCATTGAGCCTATGATTAACGCCGGCAAGGCAGGCGTTAAGTTCTGGAAAGACGGCTGGACAGTATCTACCGTTGACGGTAAACCATCAGCTCATTTTGAGCATACCGTAGCGGTTAGAAAGGGTAAAGCCGAGATTCTTTCGTCATTTGAATACATCGAAGAAGTTTTAGCAAAAAATAATTAA
- the infA gene encoding translation initiation factor IF-1 translates to MAKQSSIEQDGTIREALSNAMFRVELENGHEIIAHISGKMRMHYIKILPGDRVKLEMSPYDLTKGRITYRYK, encoded by the coding sequence ATGGCCAAACAATCGTCGATTGAACAAGACGGGACTATTAGGGAAGCATTATCAAATGCAATGTTTAGAGTAGAACTGGAAAACGGTCATGAGATTATTGCGCACATATCGGGAAAAATGCGCATGCACTACATCAAAATTTTACCTGGCGACAGAGTAAAACTGGAGATGAGCCCATACGATTTAACAAAAGGCAGAATAACCTACAGATATAAATAA
- the rpmJ gene encoding 50S ribosomal protein L36 encodes MKVRASIKKRSADCKIIRRKGKLFVINKKNPKYKQRQG; translated from the coding sequence ATGAAAGTTAGAGCATCCATCAAAAAGCGTAGCGCTGATTGCAAAATCATCCGTCGTAAAGGAAAGCTTTTTGTTATCAACAAAAAGAACCCTAAGTACAAACAACGTCAAGGGTAA
- the rpsM gene encoding 30S ribosomal protein S13 yields MARISGIDLPRNKRGEIGLTYIYGVGRSTAQSILDKAGISYDVKVQEWTDDQLAAIRGIINDEVKVEGALRSEVQLNIKRLMDIGCYRGTRHRKGLPLRGQRTKNNSRTRKGKRKTVANKKKATK; encoded by the coding sequence ATGGCAAGGATATCAGGTATTGATTTACCGAGAAACAAAAGAGGCGAGATCGGCTTAACTTACATTTATGGTGTAGGTCGTTCAACTGCCCAAAGCATCTTAGATAAAGCTGGAATCAGCTATGATGTTAAAGTACAAGAGTGGACTGATGATCAGTTAGCTGCAATTCGTGGTATTATTAACGACGAAGTTAAAGTTGAAGGTGCTTTACGTTCAGAAGTTCAATTGAACATTAAACGCTTAATGGATATTGGTTGTTACCGTGGTACACGTCACCGTAAAGGTTTACCTCTGCGTGGCCAGCGTACTAAAAACAACTCACGTACCCGTAAAGGTAAACGCAAAACAGTTGCTAACAAAAAGAAAGCAACTAAGTAA
- the rpsK gene encoding 30S ribosomal protein S11, with product MAKAKKVTKKRIVIVEPVGQAHVNATFNNIIITLTNSSGQAISWSSAGKMGFKGSKKNTPYAASQAAADCGKVAYDLGLRKVEVFVKGPGAGRESAIRTLQVSGIEVTTIKDITPLPHNGCRPSKRRRV from the coding sequence ATGGCTAAAGCTAAAAAAGTAACCAAAAAACGTATCGTTATTGTTGAGCCGGTAGGTCAGGCACACGTTAACGCTACTTTCAACAACATCATTATTACCTTAACCAACAGCAGCGGTCAAGCTATTTCTTGGTCTTCTGCCGGTAAAATGGGTTTCAAAGGTTCTAAAAAGAACACTCCTTACGCTGCTTCACAAGCTGCTGCCGATTGCGGTAAAGTTGCTTATGACTTAGGCTTACGTAAAGTTGAGGTTTTTGTTAAAGGCCCTGGTGCTGGTCGTGAGTCGGCTATCCGTACCCTACAGGTTTCTGGTATCGAGGTTACTACTATTAAGGACATCACTCCACTGCCACACAACGGCTGTCGTCCATCAAAAAGAAGAAGAGTTTAA
- the rpsD gene encoding 30S ribosomal protein S4, which translates to MARYTGPKSKIARKFREPIFGPDKVLERKNYPPGMHGVSKRRGKQSEYAVQLMEKQKVKYTYGVLERYFENLFHRASAREGITGTNLLQLLEARLDNAVYRLGIAPTRSGARQLVGHKHITVNGEVVNIASYTLRPGDVIAVREKSKSLEAITNSVAGRKINKYSWFEWDAAALSGKLLNYPSRDEIPENIKENLIVELYSK; encoded by the coding sequence ATGGCAAGATATACCGGACCCAAGTCCAAAATTGCGCGTAAGTTCAGAGAGCCGATCTTCGGTCCTGATAAAGTATTAGAGCGTAAAAATTACCCTCCTGGCATGCACGGCGTGTCAAAACGCAGAGGTAAACAATCTGAGTACGCTGTACAGTTAATGGAGAAGCAAAAAGTTAAATACACTTACGGTGTATTAGAGCGTTACTTCGAAAACTTGTTTCACCGTGCTTCTGCCCGTGAAGGTATCACCGGTACTAACTTACTTCAATTATTAGAGGCTCGTTTAGATAACGCCGTATACCGTTTAGGCATAGCGCCAACCCGTTCTGGTGCACGCCAGTTGGTAGGCCACAAACACATTACTGTTAACGGCGAAGTTGTGAACATTGCTTCATACACTTTACGTCCGGGTGATGTGATTGCCGTACGCGAAAAATCAAAATCTTTGGAGGCTATTACCAACTCGGTAGCTGGCCGCAAGATCAATAAATATAGCTGGTTTGAGTGGGATGCTGCTGCATTAAGCGGTAAACTGTTAAACTACCCAAGCCGCGATGAGATTCCTGAGAATATCAAAGAAAACTTAATCGTCGAGCTTTATTCAAAATAA
- a CDS encoding DNA-directed RNA polymerase subunit alpha: MAILAFQKPDKVIMQKSTDFEGTFEFRPLEPGFGVTIGNALRRILLSSLEGYAITSVRFSGVTHEFSTIKGVVEDVTEIILNLKQVRLKKSGDSGDVEKIFVIINGQDSFKAGDITQFSNNFTVLNPDLLICNMDSSVTLEVELTVNKGRGYIASEENKNPDAAIGVIAIDSIYTPIKNVKYTIENYRVEQKTDYEKLVLDIATDGSIHPEDALKEAAKILIQHFMLFSDENMMLEAQAKEETKEVDEEILHMRKILKTELVDLDLSVRALNCLKAADIRSLADLVSYDVADMLKFRNFGKKSLTEIQDLVKSKGLSFGMNLSKYKLDEE; the protein is encoded by the coding sequence ATGGCAATTTTAGCATTTCAAAAACCTGATAAGGTTATCATGCAGAAGTCTACCGACTTTGAAGGTACGTTTGAATTCCGTCCGTTAGAACCAGGCTTCGGTGTAACCATTGGTAATGCTTTACGTCGTATCTTACTTTCATCACTGGAAGGTTATGCTATTACCTCGGTACGTTTCTCGGGTGTAACGCATGAGTTTTCAACCATCAAAGGTGTTGTTGAAGACGTTACCGAGATCATTCTGAACCTTAAACAGGTTAGGTTGAAAAAAAGCGGTGACTCTGGTGATGTTGAAAAAATCTTTGTTATCATCAACGGTCAAGACAGTTTCAAAGCCGGTGATATTACTCAATTCTCAAACAACTTTACTGTATTAAACCCTGATTTGCTGATTTGCAACATGGATTCATCAGTAACTTTAGAGGTTGAATTAACTGTAAACAAAGGCCGCGGTTATATTGCGAGCGAAGAAAACAAAAACCCTGATGCTGCCATCGGTGTTATTGCTATCGATTCGATCTATACCCCGATCAAAAACGTAAAATATACCATCGAGAACTATCGTGTGGAGCAAAAAACCGACTATGAAAAATTAGTACTGGATATAGCTACCGACGGTTCCATTCACCCTGAAGATGCACTTAAAGAAGCGGCTAAGATCCTTATTCAGCACTTTATGTTGTTCTCGGATGAGAATATGATGTTAGAGGCTCAGGCTAAAGAAGAAACTAAAGAAGTTGACGAGGAAATTCTGCACATGCGCAAGATCCTAAAAACAGAGCTGGTTGACCTTGACCTGTCGGTTCGCGCGTTGAACTGCTTAAAAGCAGCCGACATCCGCAGCCTGGCCGATCTGGTATCTTACGACGTAGCTGATATGTTAAAATTCAGAAACTTTGGTAAGAAATCATTAACAGAGATTCAGGACTTAGTTAAATCAAAAGGCTTATCTTTTGGTATGAACCTGTCTAAATACAAATTAGACGAAGAATAA
- the rplQ gene encoding 50S ribosomal protein L17: MRHGKKVNHLGRTKSHRVAMMSNMATSLVLHKRITTTLAKAKALRIYVEPLITKSKSDTTHSRRTVFSYLQNKDAVTILFREIAEKVATRPGGYTRIIKLENRLGDNAEMAIIELVDYNTVYGAKEAAPAKKATRRRGAGAKAKATEAAPVVAEEAVVVEETPAAEEATPEAPAANEENAEKGE, from the coding sequence ATGAGACACGGTAAAAAAGTTAACCACTTAGGTCGTACCAAAAGCCACCGCGTGGCAATGATGAGCAACATGGCTACATCATTAGTATTACACAAACGTATTACTACCACATTGGCAAAAGCAAAAGCATTACGTATATACGTAGAGCCTTTAATAACGAAATCAAAAAGCGATACTACTCACTCACGTCGTACTGTGTTTAGCTACCTGCAAAATAAAGATGCGGTAACTATCCTGTTCCGCGAAATTGCTGAGAAAGTTGCTACTCGTCCGGGTGGTTATACCCGTATCATCAAGTTAGAAAACCGTTTAGGCGATAACGCTGAGATGGCCATCATCGAGCTTGTTGATTACAACACTGTATATGGTGCAAAAGAAGCTGCTCCTGCTAAAAAAGCAACCCGTCGTCGTGGCGCTGGTGCAAAAGCAAAAGCTACTGAAGCTGCTCCTGTTGTTGCCGAAGAAGCCGTTGTTGTTGAAGAAACTCCAGCTGCTGAAGAAGCTACACCAGAGGCTCCTGCTGCAAACGAAGAGAATGCAGAAAAAGGCGAATAA
- a CDS encoding carboxymuconolactone decarboxylase family protein, with the protein MKPRFAQNQIDPEAYKAMLGLETYVQKSGLDKKLHELIKIRTSQINGCSYCLDMHTRDARKYGETEQRIYVLPAWRETNFFTAEEQAVLALTEEITNIQGHVSDATYDNAVAVLGEKTVQKVLIAALTINGWNRLAITNHFMPELEK; encoded by the coding sequence ATGAAACCAAGATTTGCACAAAACCAAATTGATCCGGAAGCTTACAAAGCCATGTTGGGTTTAGAAACCTATGTTCAAAAAAGTGGCTTAGATAAAAAACTGCATGAACTTATTAAAATACGCACTTCTCAAATAAACGGATGTTCATACTGCCTTGACATGCATACCCGCGATGCACGTAAATATGGCGAAACAGAACAACGTATTTATGTATTACCAGCCTGGCGCGAAACAAATTTCTTTACTGCAGAAGAACAAGCCGTTTTAGCCTTGACCGAAGAAATCACCAATATACAAGGCCATGTAAGCGATGCTACTTACGATAATGCAGTTGCCGTTTTAGGAGAAAAAACAGTTCAAAAAGTACTCATTGCCGCGTTAACCATTAATGGTTGGAACCGTTTGGCAATTACCAATCACTTTATGCCTGAATTGGAGAAGTAA
- a CDS encoding Crp/Fnr family transcriptional regulator encodes MFEPLLNHIQKFVPLTADEQELVVSYLKYEELGKKQFMFSEGDTCNAQYFVMEGCVRMYFIKDNGVEQIVQFGIDNWWIADYMSFTMHTPSKFFLQTVQRSKMVVLKQDKQEELLDRLPKLERYFRRVYQKAYAAAQTRVLFHADLSGEEKYHHFASRFPDFVQRIPQYMLASYLGFSPEFLSRVRAKDH; translated from the coding sequence ATGTTCGAACCACTGCTCAACCACATTCAAAAATTTGTGCCCTTAACGGCTGATGAACAGGAATTGGTTGTGAGCTACTTGAAGTATGAAGAATTAGGCAAAAAGCAATTTATGTTTAGCGAAGGCGACACCTGCAATGCCCAATATTTTGTAATGGAAGGTTGTGTGCGTATGTACTTTATTAAAGATAACGGCGTGGAGCAAATTGTTCAATTTGGTATTGATAACTGGTGGATTGCCGATTACATGAGCTTTACCATGCACACGCCGTCAAAATTCTTTTTACAAACCGTGCAACGGAGCAAAATGGTTGTATTAAAGCAAGACAAGCAGGAAGAGCTGTTAGACCGCCTGCCTAAGCTGGAGCGCTATTTCAGGCGGGTATATCAAAAGGCTTATGCTGCAGCACAAACGCGTGTGCTTTTCCATGCCGATCTATCGGGCGAAGAAAAGTACCACCATTTTGCCAGCCGTTTCCCTGATTTTGTGCAGCGCATACCTCAATACATGCTGGCTTCATACCTGGGTTTTTCACCGGAGTTTTTAAGCAGGGTAAGAGCAAAAGATCACTAA
- a CDS encoding GNAT family N-acetyltransferase: MFTIQSQRLILIPLTNDQLKLSAQNRYEFEQSIGLNPSAMLINDEFKAEMNEAMQNFWLPNTQSYPDLYLWYTNWQVVLKASNTIIGGIAFGGYPDDYGQTSIGYMIDQNLWGNDYATEALKAALNWGFTFSILKAVNADTPVSNTASQRVLLKAGFKQTHTDDGLLYYKATK, from the coding sequence ATGTTTACCATACAATCACAACGCTTAATACTTATACCCCTTACCAATGATCAACTTAAACTATCGGCACAAAACCGTTATGAGTTTGAGCAAAGCATAGGGTTAAACCCGTCGGCCATGCTTATTAACGATGAGTTTAAGGCAGAGATGAACGAAGCTATGCAAAACTTCTGGCTGCCAAATACGCAATCATACCCCGACCTATACCTGTGGTACACCAACTGGCAAGTGGTATTAAAAGCCAGCAACACCATTATTGGCGGCATAGCTTTTGGTGGTTATCCTGATGATTATGGGCAAACCTCCATAGGTTACATGATCGACCAAAACCTATGGGGTAACGACTATGCCACTGAGGCTCTAAAAGCAGCGCTCAACTGGGGTTTTACATTCAGCATACTTAAAGCAGTAAACGCCGATACGCCGGTAAGTAACACAGCATCACAACGGGTATTATTAAAAGCTGGCTTTAAACAAACGCATACTGATGACGGCTTGCTTTATTATAAGGCTACCAAATAA
- the dnaK gene encoding molecular chaperone DnaK, translating to MSKIIGIDLGTTNSCVAVMEGNEPVVIANSEGKRTTPSVVAFVDNGERKVGDPAKRQSITNPTKTVYSVKRFMGNQFNEVTKEAERVPYSVVKGDNNTPRVEIDDRKYTPQEISAMILQKMKKTAEDFLGSEVTEAVITVPAYFNDAQRQATKEAGEIAGLKVRRIINEPTAAALAYGLDKAHKDMKIAVFDCGGGTHDVSVLELGDGVFEVKATDGDTHLGGDDFDQVIIDWLADEFKNDEGFDLRRDPMALQRLKEAAEKAKIELSSSATTEINLPYITAVDGMPKHLVKQLTRAKFEQLADSLIKRTIEPCKTALKNAGYSTSDIDEVILVGGSTRIPAIQEAVEKFFGKAPSKGVNPDEVVAIGAAIQGGVLDGSVKDVLLLDVTPLSLGIETMGGVMTRLIESNTTIPSKKSEVFSTASDNQPSVEIHILQGERPMAAQNRTLGRFHLDSIPPAPRGVPQVEVTFDIDANGILHVSAKDKATGKEQKIRIEASSGLTDAEIKKMKEEAEANADADKKAKEEIEKLNGADALIFSTEKQLKEYGDKIPADKKAPIESALEKLKTAYASKDLASIETAQTELNTAWSAASEDMYKASAEGQPGAEQPAGDAGANAQNGGDTVTDVDFEEVK from the coding sequence ATGTCTAAAATCATTGGAATCGACTTAGGAACAACAAACTCCTGCGTTGCAGTAATGGAAGGTAACGAGCCGGTAGTTATTGCCAACAGCGAGGGCAAGCGCACTACACCATCAGTAGTGGCTTTTGTTGATAACGGCGAACGCAAAGTAGGTGACCCTGCCAAGCGTCAATCAATCACCAACCCAACCAAAACTGTATACTCGGTAAAACGCTTTATGGGTAACCAGTTTAACGAGGTTACTAAAGAAGCTGAGCGTGTACCATACTCAGTTGTAAAAGGTGATAACAACACTCCGCGTGTTGAAATAGACGACCGTAAATATACTCCACAAGAAATTTCGGCCATGATTCTTCAAAAAATGAAGAAAACTGCCGAAGATTTCTTAGGAAGCGAAGTAACTGAAGCGGTTATTACCGTACCGGCTTACTTTAACGATGCGCAGCGTCAGGCCACTAAAGAGGCCGGCGAAATTGCAGGCTTAAAAGTACGTCGTATTATAAACGAACCTACCGCTGCTGCCTTGGCTTACGGCTTGGACAAAGCACACAAGGATATGAAAATTGCCGTATTTGACTGTGGTGGTGGTACGCATGACGTATCGGTACTGGAGTTGGGCGATGGCGTATTTGAAGTAAAAGCTACCGATGGTGATACCCATTTAGGTGGTGACGACTTTGACCAGGTAATTATTGACTGGTTAGCCGACGAGTTTAAAAACGACGAAGGTTTCGATTTACGTCGTGACCCAATGGCATTGCAACGCTTAAAAGAAGCTGCTGAGAAAGCTAAAATTGAGTTATCAAGCTCGGCCACAACCGAAATTAACTTGCCATACATTACCGCTGTTGATGGTATGCCTAAACACCTGGTTAAGCAATTAACCCGTGCTAAATTTGAGCAACTGGCCGATAGCTTAATTAAACGTACTATTGAGCCTTGTAAAACTGCCTTAAAAAATGCAGGTTACAGCACATCAGATATCGATGAGGTTATTTTAGTAGGCGGTTCAACCCGTATACCTGCCATTCAGGAAGCTGTAGAGAAATTCTTTGGTAAAGCACCTTCAAAAGGTGTAAACCCTGATGAGGTGGTAGCTATTGGTGCTGCTATTCAAGGTGGTGTGTTAGATGGTTCGGTGAAAGACGTGTTACTGTTAGACGTAACCCCACTTTCATTAGGTATCGAAACTATGGGTGGTGTAATGACTCGCTTAATCGAATCAAACACTACCATCCCAAGCAAAAAGTCGGAAGTATTCTCAACCGCGTCTGATAACCAGCCATCGGTAGAGATCCACATTTTGCAAGGTGAGCGCCCTATGGCTGCTCAAAACCGTACACTGGGCCGTTTCCACTTAGATAGCATTCCACCAGCGCCACGCGGTGTACCTCAGGTAGAAGTTACCTTTGATATTGATGCCAACGGTATCCTGCACGTATCGGCTAAAGATAAAGCTACCGGTAAAGAGCAAAAGATCCGTATCGAGGCTTCATCGGGCTTAACTGATGCCGAGATCAAGAAAATGAAAGAAGAAGCAGAAGCTAACGCCGATGCCGATAAAAAAGCAAAAGAAGAGATCGAGAAACTGAACGGTGCTGATGCGCTAATCTTCTCAACCGAGAAACAACTGAAAGAGTACGGCGATAAAATACCTGCTGATAAAAAAGCACCTATCGAGTCGGCTTTAGAGAAGTTGAAAACTGCTTATGCCTCTAAAGATCTGGCAAGTATTGAAACTGCACAAACAGAATTAAATACTGCGTGGAGCGCCGCTTCTGAAGATATGTACAAGGCATCGGCCGAAGGCCAGCCAGGAGCAGAACAACCTGCAGGTGATGCCGGAGCTAATGCACAAAACGGTGGAGACACGGTAACTGATGTTGACTTTGAAGAAGTAAAATAA